One genomic segment of Chitinophaga sancti includes these proteins:
- a CDS encoding DUF4421 family protein, with product MWRYLFLSVIFPASVFAQKTDSAYIQPFQRKNTFELYSGTYSTTFKFRTHRNRQHNYKLAVNSSGYLGGDVSYKWLYLQYSVNIPGTELDNKAKYHYRLIRMQFGSHAVSVEPFYNAYNGLLIPNHDHRGYEAFQGIDFTNAGLDLFYYINHKKYSYKAATSFSEQQLQSAGAVFLAATPLWHQISWRKPTPHLISDSSTYNLLSSNPSWLSLVFKGGYTHNIVLGQHKWIIAPAVMFGAGALHELNTNNYRLQAVTDMQGWINGGYNGDKYYAYLNASWENLNTNLLVKDMHRTDWNLGFTLGYRFAHLPKKILGIL from the coding sequence ATGTGGCGTTACCTTTTTCTGTCAGTAATTTTTCCGGCTTCAGTGTTTGCTCAAAAAACAGACTCGGCTTATATTCAGCCATTTCAAAGGAAAAATACGTTTGAGCTATATTCGGGAACGTATAGCACGACGTTTAAATTCAGGACCCACCGAAACAGACAGCATAATTATAAACTGGCTGTGAACAGCAGTGGATACCTGGGAGGCGATGTGAGTTATAAATGGCTATACCTGCAATATTCTGTCAACATACCCGGCACAGAACTGGACAATAAGGCAAAGTATCACTATCGGCTGATCAGGATGCAGTTTGGTAGTCATGCGGTGAGCGTAGAGCCGTTTTATAACGCCTATAATGGGTTACTGATACCCAATCATGACCACAGGGGATATGAGGCCTTCCAGGGGATTGATTTTACGAATGCTGGACTCGACCTCTTTTACTATATCAATCATAAGAAATACTCTTACAAAGCAGCCACTTCCTTTTCCGAACAACAGCTTCAATCTGCGGGTGCTGTATTCCTGGCAGCAACCCCGCTCTGGCACCAGATCAGTTGGAGAAAACCGACCCCACATCTGATTTCAGACTCATCTACTTATAATTTATTATCTTCTAACCCCTCGTGGTTGTCGCTGGTATTTAAAGGAGGATACACCCACAATATTGTACTGGGACAGCATAAGTGGATCATCGCACCTGCGGTGATGTTTGGTGCAGGGGCTTTGCATGAATTAAATACAAATAATTACAGGCTGCAGGCGGTGACTGATATGCAGGGATGGATCAATGGGGGGTATAATGGCGATAAGTATTATGCATACCTCAATGCCTCGTGGGAAAATCTGAATACGAATTTATTAGTGAAAGATATGCACCGGACAGATTGGAACCTTGGCTTTACACTGGGATATCGGTTTGCACATCTGCCCAAAAAGATTTTAGGGATATTGTAA